The following are encoded in a window of Candidatus Babeliales bacterium genomic DNA:
- a CDS encoding tyrosine recombinase yields MAPDIDYIAQFHTYLLTEKRVSDNTFHAYKRDIEQLELYFKKIRIKLGDCKKNHLTQFLKYLKEEGLTPKTISRKISAIKLLFNFLNQRYQLDNSASSLIFPKVEQSLPSYLSELEVHKLLDVANSERGYKGIRNKVMLYLMYATGMRVSELVGLTVDQIQFDTGFVRISGKGNKERIIPLPKNILELLNFYLDNIYKKLVKEGERENNNYLFSTRYKKEIKPISRQSFWIILKHLLAKAHIKKNISPHSLRHSLATHLLKNGADLRSLQMILGHESISTVQIYTHLGDNELRKIYNKKHPRA; encoded by the coding sequence ATGGCACCGGACATAGATTACATTGCACAGTTCCATACGTATTTGTTGACTGAAAAAAGAGTTTCAGACAATACGTTTCACGCTTACAAGCGGGACATTGAGCAGCTTGAATTATATTTTAAAAAAATTCGTATAAAGTTAGGTGATTGTAAAAAAAATCACCTAACTCAGTTTCTTAAGTACCTTAAAGAAGAGGGACTTACGCCAAAAACAATTTCACGTAAAATTTCGGCTATTAAGTTGTTATTTAACTTTTTGAATCAACGCTACCAGCTAGACAACAGTGCTAGCTCGCTCATATTTCCTAAAGTTGAACAAAGTTTGCCGTCCTATCTTTCTGAGCTTGAAGTACATAAACTTTTAGATGTTGCTAACAGCGAGCGTGGCTATAAAGGCATTCGGAACAAAGTGATGTTGTATTTAATGTATGCTACAGGTATGCGCGTTTCAGAGTTGGTTGGCCTGACTGTTGATCAAATTCAGTTTGATACTGGCTTTGTAAGAATCTCGGGCAAAGGAAACAAGGAACGTATTATTCCGCTGCCAAAAAACATTTTGGAGCTTTTGAATTTTTATCTAGATAATATTTATAAAAAACTGGTTAAAGAAGGCGAGCGAGAAAACAATAACTATCTTTTTTCAACACGCTATAAAAAAGAGATTAAGCCAATTTCACGACAATCTTTTTGGATTATTTTAAAGCATCTTTTAGCTAAAGCGCATATCAAAAAAAATATTTCTCCTCACAGCTTACGTCATTCTTTAGCAACTCATTTGCTCAAAAATGGCGCTGATCTTCGTTCATTACAAATGATTCTTGGGCATGAAAGCATTTCCACGGTACAGATTTATACGCATCTTGGCGATAACGAACTTCGTAAAATTTATAATAAAAAACACCCTCGTGCGTAA
- the dnaB gene encoding replicative DNA helicase, producing MAFGRHANSPDIRRKQDTTESILGKTLPASIEAEKSVLAAILLNDENLTLVSDILKAEDFYHKPHQIIYQALLELGQASKRMDLVVIQDHLETKKLLESAGGIVYLMELQEDIPAMGLISQHSKIVKDKAILRELIYSATDIISTCYDQKVSEIDTVLDNAEKKVYLISNKLTAPTFVQLDILLKETFRQLADVKSHREGVTGIPSGFQNFDKMTSGMQRGDLLILAARPSMGKTALALNFVTNAWRSGAKVGVFSLEMSSEQLVLRLLSAESGIPHQKIRNAMVSSEEWMSLTNHAAELAEAKIFIDDTASINIMELRAKARKLKAKENIDFLVIDYLQLISSHGKHENRNQEISAISRALKGLAKELDLPILALSQLSRSLESRVDKRPMLSDLRESGAIEQDGDVIFFVYRDVIYNPDTDNPELTEIIIGKQRNGPVGSFHVEFKGEITRFVDIAGHGYRGQ from the coding sequence ATGGCATTTGGACGCCATGCAAATTCACCAGATATACGACGTAAGCAAGATACAACAGAAAGCATTTTAGGTAAGACATTGCCAGCAAGTATCGAAGCTGAAAAATCGGTACTTGCTGCTATTTTGCTCAACGATGAAAACTTAACGTTAGTTTCTGATATTTTAAAGGCTGAAGATTTTTATCACAAGCCTCATCAAATTATTTATCAGGCGCTCCTTGAACTTGGACAAGCTTCCAAAAGAATGGACCTTGTTGTAATTCAAGATCATCTTGAAACTAAAAAGCTTCTTGAATCTGCTGGCGGGATTGTTTATTTGATGGAGTTGCAAGAAGATATCCCGGCGATGGGCTTAATATCGCAACACTCAAAAATAGTGAAAGACAAGGCTATTTTACGTGAACTTATTTATTCGGCAACTGATATCATTTCAACCTGTTATGATCAGAAAGTCTCTGAAATAGATACGGTTCTGGATAATGCTGAAAAAAAAGTTTATCTGATTTCAAACAAGCTAACCGCGCCAACATTCGTGCAGCTCGACATTTTGCTTAAAGAAACCTTTAGACAATTGGCAGATGTTAAGAGTCATCGCGAAGGCGTAACCGGCATTCCTTCAGGCTTTCAGAACTTTGACAAAATGACATCCGGCATGCAACGCGGTGATTTATTAATTTTGGCTGCGCGACCTTCGATGGGTAAAACCGCATTAGCACTTAACTTTGTGACTAATGCGTGGCGCTCTGGCGCAAAAGTTGGTGTTTTTTCTTTAGAAATGTCTTCAGAACAATTAGTCCTACGGCTGCTTTCAGCTGAGTCTGGAATTCCACATCAAAAGATTCGTAACGCTATGGTTTCTTCAGAAGAGTGGATGTCGCTAACTAATCATGCTGCTGAGTTGGCTGAAGCAAAAATATTTATTGATGATACTGCTTCAATAAATATTATGGAATTGCGTGCAAAAGCGCGTAAACTCAAAGCAAAAGAGAACATCGATTTTTTGGTAATCGACTACTTGCAACTCATTTCTTCTCATGGCAAACATGAAAACAGAAACCAAGAAATATCTGCTATTTCCCGCGCTCTTAAAGGCTTGGCAAAAGAACTTGATTTACCAATTTTAGCACTTTCTCAGCTTTCGCGTTCGCTTGAAAGTCGGGTAGACAAGCGCCCTATGCTTTCTGATTTGCGGGAATCGGGTGCTATTGAGCAAGACGGAGATGTTATTTTCTTTGTTTATCGCGATGTTATTTACAATCCCGATACCGATAATCCAGAGTTAACCGAGATTATTATTGGTAAACAACGTAACGGCCCGGTAGGCTCATTTCATGTTGAGTTTAAGGGCGAAATCACACGATTTGTTGATATTGCTGGGCATGGATATCGAGGTCAGTAA
- the recF gene encoding DNA replication and repair protein RecF (All proteins in this family for which functions are known are DNA-binding proteins that assist the filamentation of RecA onto DNA for the initiation of recombination or recombinational repair.) gives MHIKSIKLQNFRCFDQQQFDVDRQFVVIQGCNGSGKTSILEALHYSCYLRSFRTHLNRDLVELEKKHFFIQVDFSLGQEEVAERVQIGFSEKEGKLVKLNQKPVQSYKELISAYRIVSLTAEDISLVSGSPEQRRDFLNYSLMLQNPAFLQTLKRAKQITEQRTSILCNDRLGSSQNLQQELAIWSEKLWEETIEIQRERREYLAYLEQTVNQFLQDYFVTPQEDLRVKFLYSPKNMQTHLSFGEFWEWFQGKFTRQELSWRRTLFGSHLDDFTIIFQNKAARIFASRGQQKLIVFLIKIAQLCQTEQEGEPGVLLLDDFLTDFDQDRIKRCFATLQNFNFQVFLTSPIAFDEALKGVAQHKICQINLEQITGPILK, from the coding sequence GTGCATATAAAAAGCATCAAGTTACAAAACTTTCGTTGTTTCGATCAGCAGCAATTTGATGTTGATCGTCAATTCGTGGTAATTCAGGGGTGTAACGGATCGGGCAAGACAAGTATTTTGGAGGCACTTCATTATAGTTGTTATCTCCGATCTTTTCGCACCCACTTGAACCGCGACTTAGTTGAGTTGGAAAAAAAACATTTTTTTATCCAGGTCGACTTTTCGTTAGGTCAAGAAGAGGTGGCTGAACGAGTCCAAATTGGCTTTTCTGAAAAAGAAGGCAAGTTGGTTAAGCTCAATCAAAAGCCAGTTCAGTCATACAAAGAATTAATCAGTGCTTATCGCATTGTCAGTCTAACAGCAGAAGATATTAGTTTAGTGAGTGGGTCGCCTGAACAGCGGCGCGACTTTTTGAACTATTCGCTTATGCTGCAAAATCCAGCTTTTTTACAAACACTCAAACGGGCAAAGCAAATTACCGAACAACGAACAAGTATTTTGTGTAATGATCGGCTTGGTTCCAGCCAAAACCTACAACAAGAGTTAGCCATTTGGTCGGAGAAATTGTGGGAAGAAACTATTGAAATACAGCGGGAAAGACGAGAATATCTCGCTTATTTGGAACAAACCGTCAATCAATTTCTTCAAGACTATTTTGTAACCCCTCAGGAAGATTTGCGAGTAAAATTTTTGTACTCGCCAAAAAATATGCAAACACATTTGAGTTTTGGTGAATTTTGGGAATGGTTCCAAGGTAAGTTTACCAGGCAAGAGCTTTCGTGGCGCAGAACGCTTTTTGGTTCGCATTTGGATGATTTCACTATAATTTTTCAAAATAAGGCCGCTCGAATCTTTGCATCACGCGGCCAGCAGAAGCTTATCGTATTTTTGATCAAAATTGCCCAGTTGTGTCAGACTGAACAAGAAGGGGAGCCTGGTGTTTTGTTGCTTGACGACTTTTTAACGGACTTTGACCAAGACCGGATTAAGCGTTGCTTTGCTACATTGCAGAACTTTAACTTTCAAGTTTTTCTTACCAGTCCCATAGCCTTTGATGAGGCTCTCAAGGGGGTGGCTCAGCATAAGATTTGCCAAATAAATCTTGAGCAAATCACTGGGCCTATTTTAAAATAA
- the ruvC gene encoding crossover junction endodeoxyribonuclease RuvC — MKSLTILGIDPGFTVTGYGVLRKQEGKTYLLDYGYLKLKPKDHLSERIGVFYNFFKDKIEAHQVSQLALETPFLGKNVQTFLKLGYLRGALYLLANQHDLALHEFSPREVKQAVTGFGGAQKEQVATMILRLFPNLAKMGTIEKQDVTDALAVCLSGLWQDSRQRLLGR, encoded by the coding sequence ATGAAGTCACTTACCATCTTGGGTATAGATCCGGGGTTTACCGTAACCGGTTATGGTGTTTTGCGTAAACAAGAGGGTAAGACCTACCTCCTTGATTATGGGTACCTTAAGCTCAAGCCCAAAGACCACTTGTCTGAACGAATTGGAGTCTTTTATAATTTTTTCAAAGACAAGATCGAGGCTCACCAAGTTTCACAGCTGGCACTTGAGACCCCATTTTTGGGTAAGAATGTCCAGACCTTTTTAAAGCTTGGCTACTTGCGGGGGGCCTTGTATTTGTTGGCCAACCAACACGACCTTGCCTTGCATGAGTTTTCCCCGCGGGAAGTAAAACAGGCAGTAACCGGTTTTGGGGGTGCCCAAAAGGAACAGGTGGCGACTATGATTTTGCGACTGTTTCCTAACCTGGCCAAAATGGGTACCATAGAAAAACAGGACGTGACCGATGCCTTAGCCGTTTGCCTTTCCGGCTTGTGGCAAGACAGTCGCCAACGACTTTTAGGCCGGTAA
- the dnaN gene encoding DNA polymerase III subunit beta — protein sequence MESKFTVDQKELLSLLSSMQPICNKRTTLNVTESILFHVAPRELTLKATDMEISLQSNMSIESDAEDSGSFLISGKRIFELVKEIEGTIEFITKGTQLQLKAGNVDLALNIKDAEEFPPFPERIENLMEIEGAFLLDLLNKVAFLVPQNNANPALNGMLLDFNEKNMSLVTTDGHCLAQISTEKYTLGTDKKWLLPKRAVLELKKLLEGSEGNVFLGTCGQQLVFSGKNFNFFTRLISEPFPQYKPVLEKEGFTPARLAKDNFIKTLKRTSCLLSGQFVSTNFCFQPDSVRVNLHNKDVGKLEESVTLQDFVGAAVESRFYSPYLLNGLQVFSEKDVTFYIKNSVKPIIFESREKDYHLTYLVMPVSLAQN from the coding sequence ATGGAAAGTAAATTTACGGTAGATCAAAAGGAGCTGCTATCGCTTCTCTCGTCAATGCAACCAATTTGTAATAAACGTACAACGCTTAACGTAACTGAATCCATTTTGTTTCATGTTGCGCCACGCGAGTTAACGCTTAAAGCAACTGACATGGAAATTAGCTTACAATCAAACATGTCTATAGAAAGTGATGCTGAAGATAGTGGGAGCTTTTTAATATCTGGCAAGCGCATTTTTGAATTGGTTAAAGAAATTGAAGGAACTATCGAATTTATCACAAAAGGCACTCAGCTGCAATTAAAAGCAGGCAATGTTGACCTCGCGTTGAACATTAAAGATGCTGAAGAATTTCCACCATTTCCTGAACGCATTGAAAACCTCATGGAAATTGAAGGTGCTTTTTTGCTTGATCTGTTAAACAAAGTAGCGTTTTTGGTGCCACAAAATAATGCAAATCCCGCATTGAATGGCATGCTCTTAGACTTTAACGAAAAAAACATGTCGTTGGTGACAACTGATGGTCACTGCTTGGCACAAATTAGTACCGAGAAATATACCCTAGGAACCGATAAAAAGTGGCTTTTGCCAAAGCGTGCTGTTCTTGAATTAAAGAAACTTCTTGAGGGAAGTGAAGGTAATGTATTTTTGGGAACGTGCGGCCAGCAGCTTGTTTTTTCGGGCAAAAATTTTAATTTTTTTACACGTTTAATTTCAGAACCATTTCCTCAATATAAACCAGTGCTTGAAAAAGAAGGTTTTACGCCAGCCCGCTTAGCAAAAGACAACTTTATTAAAACACTTAAGCGTACCAGTTGCTTACTATCAGGTCAGTTTGTTTCAACTAATTTTTGCTTTCAGCCAGATTCAGTGCGTGTAAACCTTCATAATAAAGATGTTGGCAAATTAGAAGAATCAGTTACCTTGCAAGATTTTGTCGGAGCTGCTGTAGAAAGCAGGTTTTATTCGCCATACTTGCTCAATGGTTTACAGGTTTTTTCTGAAAAAGATGTAACGTTTTATATCAAGAATTCGGTAAAGCCAATAATCTTTGAATCGCGCGAAAAAGATTATCACTTAACCTACTTGGTAATGCCGGTCTCATTGGCACAAAACTAA